In Tachysurus vachellii isolate PV-2020 chromosome 1, HZAU_Pvac_v1, whole genome shotgun sequence, a genomic segment contains:
- the LOC132846554 gene encoding CD48 antigen-like — translation MAMAMQPVFFLYMLVPITVCDDVFKLVNSSVQLDIREHFDKSSSILFWTFKNKVINIVRYIRNSQPIVPEEYKERVEFNEETYSLTLKNLQKSDSGIYEAKAFGERIVTVATYQLKVLDPVEKPVLTASLQSNDTCNVTLTCEAQNLSVTSHCYNDNCDMMEKKTSGDTFPLLSLYVSKSFIICNHSNPVSWKNDTIEIKHVKHLCPPEDVSMHTYCLV, via the exons ATGGCAATGGCAATGCAGCCTGTCTTCTTTCTCTACATGTTGGTTCCAATCACAG tgtgtgatgatgtttttAAGCTGGTTAACAGTTCTGTACAACTGGACATACGAGAACATTTTGATAAGTCCTCCTCTATTCTTTTCtggacatttaaaaataaagtcattAACATTGTGAGATATATTAGAAATTCCCAGCCTATAGTACCTGAAGAATATAAAGAAAGGGTGGAGTTCAATGAGGAAACCTACAGTCTGACACTGAAGAACCTACAGAAGAGTGATAGTGGAATCTATGAAGCAAAAGCATTTGGGGAACGCATTGTAACTGTCGCTACGTACCAGTTAAAGGTGCTGG aTCCAGTGGAGAAACCAGTCCTTACTGCTTCTCTCCAAAGTAATGACACCTGTAATGTGACTCTCACCTGTGAAGCTCAGAATCTCTCAGTAACCTCTCACTGCTACAATGATAATTGTGATatgatggaaaagaaaacatctgGAGACACGTTTCCTTTACTCTCACTGTATGTTAGTAAAagttttatcatttgtaatcaCAGCAACCCAGTGAGCTGGAAAAATGACACTATAGAGATAAAACATGTGAAACACCTCTGCCCTCCTGAAGATGTAAGCATGCACACTTACTGCCTggtctaa
- the LOC132846611 gene encoding LOW QUALITY PROTEIN: CD48 antigen-like (The sequence of the model RefSeq protein was modified relative to this genomic sequence to represent the inferred CDS: substituted 1 base at 1 genomic stop codon), whose product MAMAMQLVFFLYMLVPITVCDDVFKLVNSSVQLDIQKKNETVSEDIDWTFKPKTLIARYNGNPPSRVYGGYKERVEFNEETYSLTLKNLQKSDSGIYEAEVAGEIKEVVAKYXLHVLDPVEKPVLTASLQSNDTCNVTLTCEAQNLSVTSHCYNDNCDMMEKKTSGHTLLSLSLYVSNNFIICNHSNPVSWKNTTIEIKHVKQLCPPEGVSMHTYCLV is encoded by the exons ATGGCAATGGCAATGCAGCTTGTCTTCTTTCTCTACATGTTGGTTCCAATCACAG tgtgtgatgatgtttttAAGCTGGTTAACAGTTCTGTTCAACTggacatacaaaaaaaaaatgaaacggTCAGTGAAGATATTGACTGGACATTTAAACCAAAAACTCTCATTGCGAGATATAATGGAAATCCTCCAAGTAGAGTATATGGAGGTTATAAAGAAAGGGTGGAGTTCAATGAGGAAACCTACAGTCTGACACTGAAGAACTTACAGAAGAGTGATAGTGGAATCTATGAAGCAGAAGTCGCTGGTGAAATTAAGGAAGTTGTTGCTAAGTACTAACTACATGTGTTGG aTCCAGTGGAGAAACCAGTCCTTACTGCTTCTCTCCAAAGTAATGACACCTGTAATGTGACTCTCACCTGTGAAGCTCAGAATCTCTCAGTAACCTCTCACTGCTACAATGATAATTGTGATatgatggaaaagaaaacatctgGACACACGTTACTTTCGCTCTCACTGTATGTTAGTAACaactttatcatttgtaatcatAGCAACCCAGTGAGCTGGAAAAATACAACTATAGAGATAAAACATGTGAAACAGCTCTGCCCTCCTGAAGGTGTAAGCATGCACACTTACTGCCTggtctaa
- the LOC132846570 gene encoding SLAM family member 9-like isoform X2: MATAIQLVFFLYILVPFTVCDDVFKLVNSSVQLDIQEHFDKSLSIFFWTFKNKDIYIVLYIRNSQPIVPEEYKERVEFNEETYSLTLKNLQKNDSGIYEAEALGDGITVATYQLKVLDPVEKPVLTASLQSNDFCNVTLTCEAQNLSVTSHCYNDNCDMMEKKTSGDTFPFLSLYVSNNFIICNHSNPVSWKNTTIEIKHVKHLCPPEGVSMHTYCLV; this comes from the exons tgtgtgatgatgtttttAAGCTGGTTAACAGTTCTGTACAACTGGACATACAAGAACATTTTGATAAGTCCTTATCAATTTTTTTCtggacatttaaaaataaagacatttacattGTGCTATATATTAGAAATTCCCAGCCTATAGTACCTGAAGAATATAAAGAAAGGGTGGAGTTCAATGAGGAAACCTACAGTCTGACACTGAAGAACCTACAGAAGAATGATAGTGGAATCTATGAAGCAGAAGCACTTGGGGATGGCATTACTGTTGCTACGTACCAGTTAAAGGTGTTGG aTCCAGTGGAGAAACCAGTCCTTACTGCTTCTCTCCAAAGTAATGACTTCTGTAATGTGACTCTCACCTGTGAAGCTCAGAATCTCTCAGTAACCTCTCACTGCTACAATGATAATTGTGATatgatggaaaagaaaacatctgGAGACACGTTTCCTTTCCTCTCACTGTATGTTAGTAACAACTTCATCATTTGTAATCATAGCAACCCAGTGAGCTGGAAAAATACAACTATAGAGATAAAACATGTGAAACACCTCTGCCCTCCTGAAGGTGTAAGCATGCACACTTACTGCCTggtctaa
- the LOC132846570 gene encoding SLAM family member 9-like isoform X1: MMALVMQLDFFLSVLVSVTVCDDVFKLVNSSVQLDIQEHFDKSLSIFFWTFKNKDIYIVLYIRNSQPIVPEEYKERVEFNEETYSLTLKNLQKNDSGIYEAEALGDGITVATYQLKVLDPVEKPVLTASLQSNDFCNVTLTCEAQNLSVTSHCYNDNCDMMEKKTSGDTFPFLSLYVSNNFIICNHSNPVSWKNTTIEIKHVKHLCPPEGVSMHTYCLV; encoded by the exons ATGATGGCGCTGGTGATGCAGCTGGACTTCTTTCTGTCCGTTTTGGTCTCAGTTACAG tgtgtgatgatgtttttAAGCTGGTTAACAGTTCTGTACAACTGGACATACAAGAACATTTTGATAAGTCCTTATCAATTTTTTTCtggacatttaaaaataaagacatttacattGTGCTATATATTAGAAATTCCCAGCCTATAGTACCTGAAGAATATAAAGAAAGGGTGGAGTTCAATGAGGAAACCTACAGTCTGACACTGAAGAACCTACAGAAGAATGATAGTGGAATCTATGAAGCAGAAGCACTTGGGGATGGCATTACTGTTGCTACGTACCAGTTAAAGGTGTTGG aTCCAGTGGAGAAACCAGTCCTTACTGCTTCTCTCCAAAGTAATGACTTCTGTAATGTGACTCTCACCTGTGAAGCTCAGAATCTCTCAGTAACCTCTCACTGCTACAATGATAATTGTGATatgatggaaaagaaaacatctgGAGACACGTTTCCTTTCCTCTCACTGTATGTTAGTAACAACTTCATCATTTGTAATCATAGCAACCCAGTGAGCTGGAAAAATACAACTATAGAGATAAAACATGTGAAACACCTCTGCCCTCCTGAAGGTGTAAGCATGCACACTTACTGCCTggtctaa